The Callospermophilus lateralis isolate mCalLat2 chromosome 3, mCalLat2.hap1, whole genome shotgun sequence genome has a segment encoding these proteins:
- the Jph4 gene encoding junctophilin-4, with protein MSPGGKFDFDDGGCYVGGWEAGRAHGYGVCTGPGAQGEYSGCWAHGFESLGVFTGPGGHSYQGHWQQGKREGLGVERKSRWTYRGEWLGGLKGRSGVWESVSGLRYAGLWKDGFQDGYGTETYSDGGTYQGQWQAGKRHGYGVRQSVPYHQAALLRSPRRTSLDSGHSDPPTPPPPLPLPGDEGGSPASGSRGGFVLAGPGDTDGASSRKRTPATGGFFRRSLLLSGLRAGGRRSSLGSKRGSLRSEVSSEVGSTGPPGSEASGPPVPAPPALIEGSATEVYAGEWRADRRSGYGVSQRSNGLRYEGEWLGNRRHGYGRTTRPDGSREEGKYKRNRLVHGGRVRSLLPLALRRGKVKEKVDRAVEGARRAVSAARQRQEIAAARAADALLKAVAASSVAEKAVEAARMAKLIAQDLQPMLEAPGRRPRQDSEGSDTEPLDEDSPGVCENGLTPSEGSPELPSSPASSRQPWRHPACQSPLPPRGDWGPFSSPKAWPEEWGGPGEQAEELAGYEAEDEAGMQGPGPRDGSPLLGGCSDSSGSLREEEGEDEEPMPQLRAPGGSEPDPVTMPVLRGPSSRGPDAGCLMEEFEEPAATDRPAQRGAANPLVVGAVALLDLSLAFLFSQLLT; from the exons ATGTCCCCCGGGGGCAAGTTCGACTTTGACGACGGGGGCTGCTACGTGGGGGGCTGGGAGGCGGGGCGGGCACATGGCTACGGCGTGTGCACCGGGCCTGGCGCCCAGGGCGAGTACAGCGGCTGCTGGGCGCACGGCTTCGAATCATTGGGCGTCTTCACCGGGCCCGGCGGACACAGCTACCAGGGCCACTGGCAACAGGGCAAGCGCGAAGGGCTGGGCGTGGAGCGCAAGAGCCGCTGGACGTACCGCGGCGAGTGGCTGGGCGGGCTAAAGGGGCGCAGCGGCGTGTGGGAGAGCGTGTCCGGCCTGCGCTACGCCGGGCTCTGGAAGGACGGCTTCCAGGACGGCTACGGCACCGAGACCTACTCCGACGGAG GCACCTACCAGGGCCAGTGGCAGGCTGGGAAGCGCCACGGCTACGGGGTACGACAGAGTGTGCCCTACCATCAGGCGGCGCTGCTGCGCTCGCCCCGCCGCACCTCCCTGGACTCGGGCCACAGCGACCCCCCGACGccgcccccacccctgcccctacCAGGCGACGAGGGAGGCAGCCCAGCCTCGGGCTCCCGGGGTGGCTTCGTGCTGGCCGGGCCAGGGGACACAGACGGCGCGTCCTCCCGAAAACGCACACCTGCGACTGGTGGATTCTTCCGCCGATCACTGCTGCTCAGTGGGCTCCGGGCGGGCGGGCGGCGCAGCTCCCTGGGCAGCAAGCGGGGTTCCCTTCGAAGCGAAGTGAGCAGCGAGGTGGGCAGCACAGGACCCCCAGGCTCCGAGGCCAGTGGGCCCCCAGTCCCAGCACCTCCTGCCCTCATCGAGGGCTCTGCCACTGAAGTGTACGCAGGCGAGTGGCGTGCTGACCGGCGCAGCGGCTATGGCGTGAGCCAACGCTCCAACGGGCTGCGCTACGAGGGCGAGTGGCTGGGTAACCGGCGGCACGGCTACGGGCGTACCACCCGCCCCGACGGCTCCCGTGAGGAGGGCAAGTACAAGCGCAATCGGCTGGTGCACGGGGGCCGTGTTCGCAGCCTCCTGCCTCTGGCCCTGCGGCGGGGCAAAGTCAAGGAGAAGGTGGACAGGGCTGTTGAGGGCGCCCGTCGAGCCGTGAGTGCTGCCCGCCAGCGTCAGGAGATCGCCGCTGCCAG GGCAGCAGATGCCCTCCTAAAGGCAGTGGCAGCCAGCAGTGTCGCAGAGAAGGCTGTGGAGGCAGCGCGGATGGCGAAACTGATAGCCCAGGACCTTCAACCCatgctggaggccccag GTCGCAGACCCAGGCAGGATTCGGAAGGTTCGGACACAGAGCCCTTGGATGAGGACAGCCCTGGGGTGTGTGAGAATGGACTGACCCCTTCAGAAGGCTCTCCTGAGCTGCCCAGCAGTCCTGCCTCCTCCCGCCAACCCTGGCGACACCCTGCCTGCCAGAGCCCACTGCCTCCTAGAGGGGACTGGGGTCCCTTCTCCAGCCCCAAAGCTTGGCCTGAGGAATGGGGGGGGCCAGGTGAGCAGGCAGAGGAACTGGCTGGTTATGAGGCTGAGGATGAGGCTGGGATGCAGGGCCCAGGGCCCAGAGACGGTTCACCACTCCTCGGAGGCTGCAGTGACAGTTCAGGAAGTCTTCGAGAGGAAGAGGGGGAAGATGAAGAGCCCATGCCCCAGCTGAGGGCCCCAGGAGGCTCGGAACCTGACCCTGTTACCATGCCGGTCCTGAGGGGCCCATCTTCAAGGGGTCCTGATGCCGGGTGCCTGATGGAAGAGTTTGAAGAGCCTGCTGCGACTGACAGGCCTGCCCAGCGG GGAGCTGCCAACCCCCTGGTGGTGGGAGCCGTAGCCCTCCTGGACCTCAGCCTGGCGTTCCTGTTCTCC